A window of Paenibacillus phoenicis genomic DNA:
ATCGAGCACGGGCCGCCTACGATCATTTCGTCCCGCTCGATGGACGGTTTAAAGAGAACGTGATTTTGCAGGTCAAAAACGGTCCGATTGACTTCCAAGTGCGCGAGCCCGTATCGCCGCTGCTGGGCGCGATGCCAGCGACAAACCAGATGATCGAGTTCCAAATCACGCAAGAATATACCGGGCAGCAGCGCCATGTCTGCTACCTCGTTCCCCAGTGGAAAGAAGTGCTGGACTTCGACACCCATTTGAAGGGCGAGGGCTCAACCGTCAAACGGATCGTAGACGGTACGCTGCATGGTTCCCGTTACAGCGGGTTCGCCGCGGTTTCCAATATCGGGGACGACGCCAACTGGACCGGCCATCTGCTGGCACAGGCGAACCTTTATGGCTATGGGCGGCTGGCCTGGAATCCGGACCTCAGTTCCGAAGCGATTGCGGAGGAGTGGATTCGGCTCGTATTTGGGAGCGACGAACGGGTCATCCAGGTGATTCTTCGTATTTTGATGGATTCCTGGAGCATTTACGAAAGCTACACGGCTCCGCTGGGCATCGGCTTTATGGTGAATCCGAACCATCATTATGGCCCGAACGTCGACGGCTATGAATACTCGATGTGGGGGACGTATCATTTTGCCGATTGCCACGGGATCGGTGTTGACCGGACGAAAGCCACGGGGACGGGGTATACCTCGCAATACGTAGAGCCAAATCAAAGCTTATACGAAACGCTGGAGACTTGTCCCGACGAGCTGTTGCTCTTCTTCCACCATGTGCCGTACACCCACGTGCTCCAATCCGGCAAGACGGTGATTCAGCATATTTACGATACCCATTTTGAAGGGGTGGAACGAGCCGAGAAGCTGGTGGAGCTATGGGCTGGTCTGTCCGGCTTGATCGAAGAGCCGCTGCATCAGCAGGTCGCCAAGCGATTGGCGGAGCAAGCGGAGCATGCCAAGGAATGGCGGGATCAAATCAACACGTATTTCTATCGCAAAAGCGGAATTGCCGATCAGCAGGGGCGGCGGATTTATTAAGATTTTTTTCGTGATATTTTAAAAGATTTCGAGGATTCCTCTTCTACAACCGGCCGTGGGCCCGCCCTATACTTGAGCTATAAGCACTCAGAAACTGCAGAGGTGAAGCAAGCATGAAAAGTTCCGCGGCCTTGGGCTTAAAAGACGCGCCAGCCATCAACAAGCGCCGGATCTTCCTCAAACGATGGAATGCTCCGGTGGCCGGCTATTTATTTATTTCACCGTGGCTGCTCGGGTTTCTCGGGCTGACCGCATATCCGCTGATTTTATCGCTGTACTACTCGTTTACGGACTACACGCTGTTGGAACCGATCAACTGGGTGGGGACCAAAAACTACGAGCTGATCTTTACGGCGGACTCCAAATTCGTGACTTCGGTCAAGGTCACGTTCCTGTACGTTTTGGCTTCGGTTCCTCTGAAGCTGATCGCGGCGCTGCTTGTCGCTTTGGTGTTGAACCGGGCGGTGCGGGGGATTGGGCTGTACCGCACGGCGATTTACTTCCCGTCGCTGATCGGTGGCAGTATCGCTGTATCGCTGCTCTGGCGTAATATTTTTGGCGTGGACGGGATCTTTAACAAAATTATCGGAGCGTTTGGCTTCGAGGGGAAAGGCTGGATCACCAGTCCCGATACGGCGTTAAGTACGCTCGTGCTGCTCACGGTCTGGCAGTTCGGTTCGTCGATGGTCATCTTCCTGGCAGGGCTGAAGCAAATCCCGGGTGATCTGTATGAGGCTTCCGCTGTGGACGGCGCCGGAAAGTTTCGCCAGTTCTTCAACATCACGCTGCCGATGCTGTCGCCGGTATTGTACTTCAACCTGGTGATGGGCGTCATCAACGCGTTCCAAATGTTTACGTCAGCGTTTGTGATCACGAACGGCGGCCCGATGAATTCAACGTATGTGTATGCGCTTTATTTGTACGAGCGGGCGTTTAGCCGGTACCAGCTTGGTTATTCGTCGGCACTGGCCTGGATCATGCTGGTGATGATTGTGATTGCCACGTTGATCATTGCAGGAACTTCGAAATATTGGGTGTTCTACGAAACGGAACCTGAAGGGAGAAATGGCAGATGACCTTTAAATGGAAGCCGCTGGTCCGGCACCTCTTTATGATTCTGTTTAGTTTGGTCATGGTCTATCCGGTGCTGTGGTGGATCGGCGCGTCGCTGAAGACGAACGGCGAGCTGGCTTCGCCGAATATTTTCCCTTCGGTTCCTCAATGGAGCAACTTCGTTAAGGGCTGGAATTCGGTGCCGGGTCACACCTTCACCGACTTCTACCTGAACACCTTCGCCTTGGAGGCGGCGGTGATTGCAGCGACGCTGGTATCCAGCACGCTCGTTGCGTTTGGGTTCGGGAGATTGAATTTTCCTTTGAAAAACCTCTGGTTCTCCTTGTTTATGCTTACCTTAATGATGCCGGGGCAGGTGCTGATCATTCCGCAATACGCTTTGTTCCACCAGCTTGGTTGGGTGAACACGTATTTGCCGTTTATCGTGCCACATATGCTTGCGGGCGGTGCGGGCGGGACGTTCTTCGTCTTCCTGCTGATCCAGTTCGTGCGCGGCATTCCTATGGAGTTGGATGAATCGGCGAAAATCGACGGCTGTTCGTGGTTCGGCATCTACTTCCGGATCGTCATGCCGCTGATGGTTCCGGCGATCGTGACCGTCACCATCTTCTGCTTCTTGTGGAACTGGGACGATTTCCTCGGACATCTGCTGTATCTTAATTCGGTAGACAAGTATACGGTCAGCCTGGCGCTGCGAATGATTAACGATTCCCAGTCGGCCCAGGAATGGGGACAACTGCTGGCAATGTCACTCGTCTCCATCATTCCGGCTACCTTGATCTTTATGTTCTTGCAAAAATACTTCGTCGAAGGGATTGCCACAACCGGAATAAAGGGATAAGGGTGGCGAATGGCCAATTATATTACGGTAAAGCGTGAACGATCTTCGCAGCTTTACCGTTTTTTCCTTACACCTGAAGGGAGTGCAGCCTTGCGTATGACGAATCCGTTTAAAAAATTTCGGATCGACAGCTTGTTTTTTCGCAGTTTTTCCATCTTTATGGTGGCCGTCTTGGCCTGTATCGCCTGGGCCAGCTATCGCATTTCATCCAACGAGCTGGCCAAAACCAGCTCCCATTATCAGCAGCTGCTGCTGGACGAGCTGAATAATGAAATTACCACCCGGCTGGTGATGATCGAGCAAATTTCGCTGTCGACGTCCCGCGATAACGAGTTGATTACGTTCCTGCGCGACCGGCAGGATGAATACGACCGGCACCGCCGGTCCGTGAGCGTGGAGCGCGCCTTAGCGAATCTGACTTATTCGATTCCGATCATCCAAGGAATCGACTTATATATGGAGCGTCCGCTGCGCGGGGATGCCAACAGCTATATCCAGTTTCGTGGTTTGAGCGATCTGGCCAAGCAAGATTGGGCGGAGGCGCTCGACAAGAACGATTTCGCTTGGGTTAGTGAGCATGAAATACCCAGCTTCCAAGGGAATGTGCGGGTGCTCAGCTTCGCGCGCAAAATCGTCGAGGAAGACAAATACCTTGGTGTACTCGTCGTCCATGTCAAAGCGAAAGAGATTGAACAACTATTAGCCGGACATTCTGCGCCGGCCAACCGGATGATGATCGACACGTTGGGGCAGCTGACGTTGAAAACCGGGCTGGTGCCTGAGCATGCCGAGTTATCACAATGGATCAATGTGAAAACCGACCAATCCGGGTACGTTCATATCCGGGGAAATAAAGAGCTGGGGGATTCGCTGCTGGTGTATTCCAAGATGCGGGATTCCCATTGGATGCTCGTGGAAGTCACGCCTTGGAGTGAAATTACGAGCGGCGGCTTTCGTCTGGCTTTGGTTATCGGCGTGATTGGGGTCATCGCCATTTTGTTTGTCCTGCTGTTGACCCTTTACTTAAGCCGCCAATTTACAAAACCAATCAAACAGCTTGTGACCGCAATGCGGCAGTATTTCGTAGGCGATAGAGACGAAACAGGCAGCGGCGGGCATCCCGTTGATTTGCCCAACGATTACGAGAACGAGTTTGGTTATCTGTTCGACGGCTATCGCAAGCAGATGGAGCAGATTGAAGAGCTGTACCGCTCGCTGCGGCGGCGATACGAGCAGCAGCGCAAAGCGGAAATCGAAGCGTTGCAGGCCAATATCAATCCGCATTTTCTGTATAATATGCTGGATCAGTTGAACTGGATGGCGATTGAGGCCGGGCAGGACGAGCTTAGCCGGATTCTCGAGCTGATGGGCCGGATGTTTCGGATTGGCTTATCCAACGGCAACAGCTTTATTACCATTGGCGAGGAACTGGAGCATATCCACTGTTACCTGGAAATTCAACAGCTTCGCTGGCAAGCCGGCGGCGGCGGTGAACTGGAATATACGATCGATGCCCCGTTCTCTGTTCAGGAGTTGTTTATTCCGAAGCTGACGTTGCAGCCGTTCGTGGAGAATGCCATCGTCCACGGTTTTAACGGTCGTACACAAGGGAAGTTGTGGATCACGCTGGAGGAGCAGTCTGACCGACTCGTGATTACGATCGATGACGACGGCGCTGGACTGCAGCAGGCCGTGCCCCGCGAGCGCAAGCGGAGAACGGGGGGCTACGGCATCCGCAATGTGAAGGAGCGGATCGCGGGTTACTTTGAAGGCGCTTACGGCGTGGAGTTATCTCAACGGGAAGAAGGAGGCACCCGTGTCGTGATTACGTTGCCGAAGCTGCTGGAGCCCCCGGTGCCCCAGTTCATTGATCCGCTTGAACCCGGACCGGCCGCGTGAGCCGCATGTCCGTGCCAGAACATCTAAGACATCTTGGAGGAGAACAGTCAAGGAGGTAGTTGAGGGTGTGGAAAATCGCCATCATTGATGATGAACGCCAGGTGCTGCAAGGGATGAAACGGGCGATTCCGTGGGAACAACTCGGGGCGACCTGGGTTGGGGAAGCCCAGAACGGGAAGGACGGGCTGGATGTAGTCCGGCAAACGAATCCGGATATCGTCATCACGGACATTTATATGCCGGCGATGAATGGCATTGATATGATTGAGCAGCTGCGGAAGGAAGGGTATGACGGCAAGGTCATTATTTTTAGCGGCTATTCGGATTTCGAACATGCACGCCAAGCGCTGCGCTTTAATGTCAGCGATTATGTCTCCAAGCCGATCAGCATGCCAACGCTGAAGTCGATTCTGGGTAAGGTGATCGATGAGTTGGCCAAGGAGGAAGAGATTCGCCGGAAGCAGGGCGAGATGGAGCGGAAGCTGAGTCTGTATGAGCCGTTCATCGAGAAGGAGTGGGTCCGCTCTGCGGTCGTCGGAACGCTGGACAGCTCGTACCGCGAGGCAGGGCGTTTGCCGGAGCCTTATCGATATTGGACGGATCATCGGCACGTGACGATTGGTATCGATCTCGTCCGGGATGCGCGCGTCGGCCAATTTTCATTGTCGGACTGGAACCTGTTCCGCTTTGCGATCAGCAATATTGTCTGCGAGGTGGCCCGCAAAAGGTTCGGGACCGTGGAATATACCGAGCTGCACAGCACAAGGGCTGTCTTGATCGTCCACCCGCGTCCGGATGAGCCAAAGCAATTGCTGGAGAGAAAGCTGCATGAGCTGGGCGTAAAGCTGATCGATGCGATCAAAAGCTATCTCAAGCTGGTCGTCCGCGTCGGAATTGGGGGTGTCAAGCCGCAATGGCAGCACATCCCGGATTCAACGGAGGAAGCGTTCCGGGCCATCGACATGAGGTTGGGGCGGCGGGATTCTACGTATGCGTTATATGCCTATCAGGACGAAGAAGACGG
This region includes:
- a CDS encoding alpha-glucuronidase family glycosyl hydrolase, whose amino-acid sequence is MNKSTTMTEVGYDAWLRYRSIEPGERQAELNRFGGIVVEGTDEAAAHTAAQELSRGLSQMLGREISIIESAGDTPCFVLGLLGHSPILDAVFSEGKAALKLGREGYALRHEPGSGRIAIGAESTSGLLYGVFDLLRRLGSGQSLQGLNISERPVNGLRMLNHWDNMDGSIERGYAGSSIFYEDNQFTKNLERITDYARLLASTGINAISINNVNVHRIETGLITKAFLPDVSKVAEIFRNYGIKLFLSINYAAPLEIGGLSTADPLDPEVAAWWRERADEIYQAIPDFGGFLVKADSENRPGPFTYGRDHADGANMLAEALEPYGGLVIWRCFVYNCKQDWRDRKTDRARAAYDHFVPLDGRFKENVILQVKNGPIDFQVREPVSPLLGAMPATNQMIEFQITQEYTGQQRHVCYLVPQWKEVLDFDTHLKGEGSTVKRIVDGTLHGSRYSGFAAVSNIGDDANWTGHLLAQANLYGYGRLAWNPDLSSEAIAEEWIRLVFGSDERVIQVILRILMDSWSIYESYTAPLGIGFMVNPNHHYGPNVDGYEYSMWGTYHFADCHGIGVDRTKATGTGYTSQYVEPNQSLYETLETCPDELLLFFHHVPYTHVLQSGKTVIQHIYDTHFEGVERAEKLVELWAGLSGLIEEPLHQQVAKRLAEQAEHAKEWRDQINTYFYRKSGIADQQGRRIY
- a CDS encoding carbohydrate ABC transporter permease translates to MKSSAALGLKDAPAINKRRIFLKRWNAPVAGYLFISPWLLGFLGLTAYPLILSLYYSFTDYTLLEPINWVGTKNYELIFTADSKFVTSVKVTFLYVLASVPLKLIAALLVALVLNRAVRGIGLYRTAIYFPSLIGGSIAVSLLWRNIFGVDGIFNKIIGAFGFEGKGWITSPDTALSTLVLLTVWQFGSSMVIFLAGLKQIPGDLYEASAVDGAGKFRQFFNITLPMLSPVLYFNLVMGVINAFQMFTSAFVITNGGPMNSTYVYALYLYERAFSRYQLGYSSALAWIMLVMIVIATLIIAGTSKYWVFYETEPEGRNGR
- a CDS encoding carbohydrate ABC transporter permease, with the translated sequence MTFKWKPLVRHLFMILFSLVMVYPVLWWIGASLKTNGELASPNIFPSVPQWSNFVKGWNSVPGHTFTDFYLNTFALEAAVIAATLVSSTLVAFGFGRLNFPLKNLWFSLFMLTLMMPGQVLIIPQYALFHQLGWVNTYLPFIVPHMLAGGAGGTFFVFLLIQFVRGIPMELDESAKIDGCSWFGIYFRIVMPLMVPAIVTVTIFCFLWNWDDFLGHLLYLNSVDKYTVSLALRMINDSQSAQEWGQLLAMSLVSIIPATLIFMFLQKYFVEGIATTGIKG
- a CDS encoding cache domain-containing sensor histidine kinase, whose amino-acid sequence is MTNPFKKFRIDSLFFRSFSIFMVAVLACIAWASYRISSNELAKTSSHYQQLLLDELNNEITTRLVMIEQISLSTSRDNELITFLRDRQDEYDRHRRSVSVERALANLTYSIPIIQGIDLYMERPLRGDANSYIQFRGLSDLAKQDWAEALDKNDFAWVSEHEIPSFQGNVRVLSFARKIVEEDKYLGVLVVHVKAKEIEQLLAGHSAPANRMMIDTLGQLTLKTGLVPEHAELSQWINVKTDQSGYVHIRGNKELGDSLLVYSKMRDSHWMLVEVTPWSEITSGGFRLALVIGVIGVIAILFVLLLTLYLSRQFTKPIKQLVTAMRQYFVGDRDETGSGGHPVDLPNDYENEFGYLFDGYRKQMEQIEELYRSLRRRYEQQRKAEIEALQANINPHFLYNMLDQLNWMAIEAGQDELSRILELMGRMFRIGLSNGNSFITIGEELEHIHCYLEIQQLRWQAGGGGELEYTIDAPFSVQELFIPKLTLQPFVENAIVHGFNGRTQGKLWITLEEQSDRLVITIDDDGAGLQQAVPRERKRRTGGYGIRNVKERIAGYFEGAYGVELSQREEGGTRVVITLPKLLEPPVPQFIDPLEPGPAA
- a CDS encoding response regulator transcription factor is translated as MWKIAIIDDERQVLQGMKRAIPWEQLGATWVGEAQNGKDGLDVVRQTNPDIVITDIYMPAMNGIDMIEQLRKEGYDGKVIIFSGYSDFEHARQALRFNVSDYVSKPISMPTLKSILGKVIDELAKEEEIRRKQGEMERKLSLYEPFIEKEWVRSAVVGTLDSSYREAGRLPEPYRYWTDHRHVTIGIDLVRDARVGQFSLSDWNLFRFAISNIVCEVARKRFGTVEYTELHSTRAVLIVHPRPDEPKQLLERKLHELGVKLIDAIKSYLKLVVRVGIGGVKPQWQHIPDSTEEAFRAIDMRLGRRDSTYALYAYQDEEDGKTAAASLFSVKFYVELASALKASQEAEAKKLVADYMNRLELQKAMTPETVQIFACELWGVFTYCLYETGVLLNDLVPEEQITKELVGLTGLEQLTEWLSDKITLICSSRQWRGNSKHRQVVDYMTGYIHEHYAEDITLAELSEKLYISRNHLSIIFKNITGETFNNYLTRVRIEKARELLLQRNMLVYEVAEQVGYKNVPYFSTLFKKITGMSPTDLIK